One Epidermidibacterium keratini DNA segment encodes these proteins:
- a CDS encoding GntR family transcriptional regulator: MPSKSLRPLRERPGHGTQLSERVANRVREAIMLGELTSPDYIRTEKLAAELGVSPTPVREALMALSSEGSVKWEPRRGFRVVAVTSQDIRDLFDVQAYAAGELAARAVDNFTDDDIADLTGIQARIDAAYEADQVGEVVALNHQFHRKINRGAHSTRLASLLRNTVSHVPLSSYDEIPGWSQASVEDHAPILAAVTARDREAAKDAMYQHIVHVGEQLIDYLTAQRERS, from the coding sequence ATGCCTAGCAAATCCCTGCGTCCACTACGCGAGCGACCGGGGCACGGCACACAGCTAAGCGAGCGGGTCGCCAATCGGGTCCGCGAGGCGATCATGCTCGGCGAGCTGACCTCGCCGGACTACATCCGCACCGAGAAGCTCGCCGCTGAGCTCGGCGTGAGCCCGACCCCGGTCCGCGAAGCGCTGATGGCGCTCTCCTCTGAAGGGTCGGTCAAGTGGGAGCCGCGTCGCGGCTTCCGGGTCGTCGCCGTCACCTCGCAGGACATTCGCGACCTGTTTGACGTGCAGGCATACGCCGCCGGCGAGCTCGCCGCGCGGGCAGTCGACAACTTCACCGACGACGACATCGCCGATCTGACGGGGATCCAGGCGCGCATCGACGCGGCCTACGAGGCCGACCAAGTCGGCGAGGTCGTCGCGCTCAACCATCAGTTCCATCGCAAGATCAACCGTGGCGCCCACTCGACGCGCCTGGCGAGCCTGCTGCGCAACACAGTCAGCCACGTGCCGCTCTCGTCGTACGACGAGATTCCCGGCTGGTCTCAGGCCTCGGTTGAGGACCACGCTCCGATCCTCGCCGCCGTCACGGCACGCGACCGTGAGGCGGCAAAAGATGCGATGTACCAGCACATCGTGCACGTCGGCGAGCAGCTGATCGACTACCTCACGGCGCAGCGCGAGCGCTCCTAG
- a CDS encoding RecQ family ATP-dependent DNA helicase: MVQIQEELTGEYADIAARTLAALAGPQARLRDDQQRAVSALVQDGARVLVVQATGWGKSAVYWVATAIRRQSSAKGGMTLVVSPLLSLMRDQVAAAERAGLTARTLNSSNIDDWSAIEGELARDEVDVLLVSPERLANPKFGTRVMESLAGRIGLLVIDEAHSISDWGHDFRPDYRRISAVMQQLNPDAAVLATTATANQRVTDDVAAQLGEQALVLRGPLARSSLQLVVTPDTDPLSRFAWVCDQLDRLPGSGIVYTLTVSDAEQLTAAIKAVRGDDYPVAAYTGQLEADTRTALEDRLRRNDIKALVATSALGMGFDKPDLGFVVHVGAPPSPVSYYQQVGRAGRGIDNAVVVLLPSYADRHVWDYFATATIPVPEQVERVLDALREAGEPQSVVKLEAATGVRRTRVELILKQLAVDGVTERGDGGWIATGAEWHYDKEHYDSVVATRKREAAIMQDYAAGARCLMQLLQESLDDPSAAPCGRCSVCDPAAAQQYVAPPPSEVREQVATVLRRQVHSLEPRKMWPGPPSERRGRISGEQSAGWGRVLVEYDAPQWQDLAAEMDSDAPASEALQQAVVALLAAWARGTSRDSPWPQRPEVVVDLPAGGLSSLTSSVADFIAQTGKMGRASFESEALQLGVRRAASEDLTSPASAALWDGSLVAPTGLDGAVVLLVLDRDPSSWAATVGAAKLREAGASIVLPLLLRRTAG; the protein is encoded by the coding sequence GTGGTGCAGATCCAAGAAGAGCTCACTGGCGAGTACGCCGATATCGCAGCGCGCACGCTCGCAGCGCTTGCCGGACCGCAGGCCCGGCTGCGTGACGATCAGCAGCGAGCGGTCAGCGCGCTTGTCCAAGACGGCGCTCGCGTGCTCGTCGTCCAGGCGACCGGCTGGGGCAAGTCGGCCGTCTACTGGGTCGCGACCGCGATCCGCCGCCAGAGCAGCGCGAAGGGTGGGATGACGCTCGTCGTCTCACCTCTGCTCTCGCTCATGCGTGACCAGGTCGCCGCCGCCGAGCGGGCCGGATTGACCGCCCGCACCCTCAACTCCTCCAACATCGACGACTGGTCGGCGATCGAGGGCGAGCTCGCGCGCGACGAGGTCGACGTACTGCTCGTCTCGCCCGAGCGCCTGGCCAACCCGAAGTTCGGCACCCGGGTGATGGAGTCGCTGGCCGGGCGGATCGGACTGCTGGTCATCGACGAGGCGCACTCGATCTCCGACTGGGGCCATGACTTCCGCCCCGACTACCGGCGGATCAGCGCCGTCATGCAGCAGCTCAACCCCGATGCCGCCGTACTTGCCACGACCGCGACCGCCAACCAGCGCGTCACCGACGATGTTGCCGCCCAGCTCGGTGAGCAGGCGCTCGTGCTGCGCGGCCCCCTGGCGAGGTCCAGCCTGCAGTTGGTCGTGACGCCGGATACCGATCCGCTGAGCCGGTTTGCGTGGGTGTGCGACCAGCTCGACCGGCTGCCCGGCTCCGGCATCGTCTACACACTCACTGTGTCCGACGCCGAGCAGCTGACCGCCGCGATCAAGGCGGTGCGCGGCGATGACTATCCGGTGGCGGCCTACACCGGCCAGCTCGAGGCCGACACCCGCACCGCGCTGGAAGATCGCCTGCGGCGCAACGACATCAAGGCACTCGTCGCGACGTCGGCATTGGGCATGGGCTTCGACAAGCCGGACCTCGGGTTCGTCGTCCACGTCGGCGCGCCCCCGTCGCCGGTGTCGTACTACCAGCAGGTCGGACGTGCCGGCCGCGGCATCGACAACGCCGTGGTGGTCTTGCTGCCCTCGTACGCCGACCGGCACGTGTGGGACTACTTCGCCACTGCGACGATTCCCGTTCCTGAGCAGGTCGAGCGCGTGCTCGATGCGCTGCGCGAGGCCGGCGAGCCGCAAAGCGTCGTCAAGCTGGAGGCGGCGACCGGCGTACGCCGCACCCGCGTCGAGCTGATCCTCAAGCAGCTGGCGGTCGATGGCGTGACCGAGCGCGGTGACGGCGGCTGGATCGCGACGGGCGCCGAGTGGCACTACGACAAGGAGCACTACGACTCCGTCGTCGCGACCCGCAAGCGCGAAGCCGCGATCATGCAGGACTACGCCGCCGGTGCGCGGTGTCTGATGCAGCTGCTGCAGGAGAGCCTGGATGACCCGAGCGCGGCGCCGTGCGGACGATGCTCGGTGTGTGACCCGGCCGCCGCGCAGCAGTACGTCGCCCCGCCGCCAAGTGAGGTGCGCGAGCAGGTCGCGACGGTGCTGCGTCGCCAGGTGCATTCGCTAGAGCCGCGCAAGATGTGGCCCGGTCCGCCCAGTGAGCGCCGGGGACGGATCAGCGGCGAGCAGTCCGCCGGCTGGGGGCGGGTGCTCGTCGAGTACGACGCTCCCCAGTGGCAGGATCTCGCCGCCGAGATGGACTCCGACGCGCCCGCGAGCGAAGCGCTGCAGCAGGCTGTCGTCGCGCTGCTGGCCGCGTGGGCGCGCGGCACCTCGCGCGACTCGCCGTGGCCGCAGCGACCCGAGGTCGTCGTCGACCTGCCGGCCGGTGGACTGTCGAGCCTGACCTCGTCGGTGGCCGACTTCATCGCCCAGACCGGCAAGATGGGCCGAGCCAGCTTCGAATCCGAGGCGCTGCAGCTCGGCGTACGCCGAGCGGCATCCGAAGACCTGACGAGCCCGGCCTCGGCTGCGCTGTGGGACGGCAGCCTCGTCGCGCCCACCGGCCTGGACGGCGCGGTCGTGCTGTTGGTGCTCGACCGCGACCCGAGCAGCTGGGCGGCGACCGTCGGTGCGGCCAAGCTGCGCGAGGCCGGCGCGTCGATCGTCCTTCCGCTGCTGCTGCGTCGCACAGCCGGCTGA
- a CDS encoding DUF1353 domain-containing protein, which yields MGYFYDPVNGGPLRLEVRSINGTDFAVLHQLGYRGAAGEFIFPDDLDRFRTDFASVPGLFTWLVPRTGDFLPAAVLHDALVSGEYIGPRVSREQADEIFRIAMDELGTGRVRSRLMWAAVSLATMFLSRSMWRRVALIGVLAVIVVLGVVSTLDLFDIWNVLPWMGDRPWYVELVTGFVAAVVIPSVLALSWGSLWLAGVIAGISLALLLHVTVVLAGLYALYRVVEYAASGRRRRDGVYPRRRRPDVR from the coding sequence ATGGGCTACTTCTACGACCCGGTCAACGGCGGCCCGCTGCGTCTTGAGGTGCGCAGCATTAACGGCACCGACTTCGCCGTACTGCATCAGCTCGGCTATCGGGGCGCCGCGGGCGAGTTCATCTTCCCCGATGACCTTGATCGGTTCCGCACTGACTTTGCTTCTGTGCCAGGCCTTTTTACCTGGCTGGTCCCCCGCACCGGAGACTTCCTCCCAGCAGCCGTGCTCCACGATGCCCTGGTCTCGGGTGAGTACATCGGACCGCGAGTGAGCCGCGAGCAGGCCGACGAGATCTTCCGGATCGCGATGGACGAGCTGGGCACCGGTCGGGTCAGGTCGCGGTTGATGTGGGCAGCGGTCTCGCTCGCGACGATGTTTCTCTCCCGCTCGATGTGGCGCCGCGTCGCGCTGATCGGCGTACTCGCCGTCATCGTGGTGCTCGGGGTGGTCTCGACGCTAGATCTGTTTGATATCTGGAATGTGCTGCCCTGGATGGGTGACCGCCCCTGGTACGTCGAGCTGGTGACCGGCTTCGTCGCGGCGGTGGTGATCCCCAGTGTGTTGGCGCTGAGCTGGGGCAGCCTGTGGCTCGCCGGGGTCATCGCCGGAATCAGCCTGGCGTTGCTGCTGCATGTCACCGTCGTACTCGCCGGGCTCTATGCGCTCTACCGCGTCGTCGAGTACGCCGCGAGCGGTCGGCGCCGACGTGACGGTGTCTATCCACGCCGGCGCCGACCGGACGTGCGCTAG
- a CDS encoding SgcJ/EcaC family oxidoreductase produces MSLTDSAVDTVLDDLVEAWNAGDAERFGALFAPDATYVTYLGIAYQGRDAITRAHRQLFATHLKGVRLAQQIVDRRQIGPDVVVAISRGDTYKGDPPRRLRKAQTQVLTRRDDRWEVAAFQNTARHRLLAWLTARNPDTAGNLGPKAG; encoded by the coding sequence ATGTCTCTCACCGATTCAGCCGTCGACACCGTCCTCGATGACCTTGTCGAGGCATGGAACGCCGGTGATGCCGAGCGCTTCGGAGCGCTATTTGCACCCGATGCGACGTACGTGACTTATCTCGGAATCGCCTACCAGGGAAGGGATGCGATCACCCGAGCGCATCGCCAGCTGTTTGCCACTCACCTCAAAGGTGTGCGGCTGGCCCAGCAGATCGTGGATCGCAGGCAGATTGGCCCCGACGTCGTCGTGGCCATCAGCCGCGGCGATACCTACAAGGGAGATCCACCCCGTCGGCTCCGCAAAGCACAGACCCAGGTGCTCACGCGTCGCGACGACCGATGGGAGGTCGCGGCGTTCCAGAACACGGCGCGGCACCGACTACTGGCTTGGCTCACGGCGCGAAACCCCGACACCGCAGGTAATCTCGGCCCCAAAGCCGGCTAG
- the cobC gene encoding Rv2231c family pyridoxal phosphate-dependent protein CobC — MPDPDLRHHGDAELGEGLVDFAVNVRRTAPPTWLVDRLRGRLDDLAAYPNPSVARRKIALAHGISAECALPTSGGAEAFTLVARGVAARHPVVVHPQFTEPEHALRVAGYDVDRVVLSADSGFALDPRSVPESADLVIVGNPTNPTGVLHRAQTLRELSRPGRTLVVDEAFMDALPDEAESLAYGESSGIVVIRSLTKTWGIAGLRAGYVVGDREIIARLEAVQPHWSVSALALEAIDACLDDTARAAAAADAVTIIDDRRFLADSLQRRGLRVVESHAPFVLVDTFSQVHSEDPLYVWNALRLRGYAVRRCDTFPGLGGRWVRVAVRDRETVEGLLRAWDAVTGG; from the coding sequence ATGCCCGATCCCGACCTGCGGCATCACGGCGATGCCGAGCTCGGTGAGGGGCTGGTCGACTTCGCGGTCAATGTGCGGCGTACGGCGCCCCCGACCTGGCTTGTCGATCGGCTGCGTGGCCGCCTTGACGATCTCGCTGCCTATCCGAACCCGTCGGTTGCGCGACGCAAGATCGCGCTCGCTCATGGGATTTCGGCCGAATGCGCCCTCCCCACCTCGGGCGGAGCCGAGGCGTTCACGTTGGTGGCCCGGGGCGTCGCGGCGCGTCACCCGGTCGTCGTGCACCCACAGTTCACCGAGCCCGAGCACGCCCTGCGGGTAGCCGGCTACGACGTCGATCGCGTGGTGCTCAGCGCGGACAGTGGGTTTGCGCTTGACCCGCGAAGCGTGCCCGAGTCGGCCGACCTGGTCATCGTCGGCAACCCGACGAACCCGACCGGCGTACTGCATCGCGCACAGACGTTGCGTGAGCTCTCCCGCCCCGGCCGCACCCTTGTGGTCGACGAGGCCTTCATGGACGCGCTGCCAGACGAGGCAGAATCGCTGGCATACGGTGAAAGTTCCGGCATCGTGGTGATCCGATCGTTGACCAAGACCTGGGGGATCGCCGGCCTGCGTGCCGGATATGTCGTCGGTGACCGGGAGATCATCGCCAGACTTGAGGCGGTGCAGCCGCACTGGTCGGTCTCCGCACTCGCACTGGAAGCGATCGACGCGTGCCTGGACGACACTGCCCGCGCCGCCGCGGCTGCCGATGCGGTGACGATCATCGACGACCGCCGCTTCCTCGCCGATTCCCTGCAGCGCAGGGGATTGCGGGTGGTCGAGAGCCATGCGCCGTTCGTACTGGTCGATACCTTCTCGCAGGTCCACAGCGAAGATCCACTATATGTATGGAATGCACTGCGTTTGCGTGGCTACGCCGTACGCCGGTGCGATACCTTTCCCGGCCTGGGCGGGCGATGGGTGCGGGTCGCGGTGCGTGATCGCGAGACCGTCGAGGGGCTGCTGCGGGCCTGGGATGCGGTGACCGGTGGCTGA
- a CDS encoding adenosylcobinamide-GDP ribazoletransferase yields MRGDGLRLSIGTLTAVPVPPPRRVDRPVARAAMLLAPLAVLPLALASGLLAAAGIAVSAPPVLTAALVVGLLAWGSRGMHVDGLSDTADGLGASFDRARALEIMSRGDAGPMGVATLVIVLLAQAASLAALLAPSAPDTAPLAVVAIVCASRGALALACLHGVPSAKPDGLGALVAGSVGRGAGVLSAGVVVGLAVGGGVLAGRSWWLGLVAGIACCLVIAVWVRHCTRRLGGITGDVLGSCVEIALLVLAGVLAIPA; encoded by the coding sequence GTGCGCGGTGATGGCCTGCGGCTGAGCATCGGCACGCTCACCGCCGTACCCGTGCCGCCGCCACGCCGGGTTGACCGGCCAGTGGCACGCGCGGCGATGCTGCTCGCGCCGCTCGCCGTACTCCCGCTCGCGCTCGCGTCCGGACTGCTTGCTGCGGCGGGTATCGCCGTGTCGGCGCCGCCGGTGCTCACCGCGGCACTGGTGGTCGGGCTGCTGGCGTGGGGTTCGCGCGGCATGCACGTCGACGGGCTCTCGGACACCGCAGACGGCCTCGGCGCGTCGTTTGACCGGGCGCGAGCCCTGGAGATCATGTCGCGCGGCGATGCCGGGCCGATGGGGGTCGCCACGCTCGTCATCGTGCTGCTCGCCCAGGCCGCATCACTCGCGGCGCTGCTCGCGCCGAGCGCCCCGGACACCGCGCCACTTGCCGTTGTCGCGATCGTGTGTGCCTCGCGTGGCGCGCTCGCCCTGGCCTGCTTGCACGGAGTGCCCAGCGCCAAGCCGGACGGCCTCGGCGCGCTCGTCGCGGGTTCGGTCGGCCGCGGCGCCGGCGTGCTCAGCGCCGGTGTTGTCGTCGGACTCGCGGTCGGCGGCGGCGTACTTGCCGGCCGCTCCTGGTGGCTCGGGCTGGTGGCTGGGATCGCGTGCTGCCTGGTCATCGCGGTGTGGGTGCGGCACTGCACGCGGCGGCTGGGCGGGATCACCGGCGACGTGCTCGGCAGCTGCGTCGAGATCGCGCTGCTGGTCCTGGCCGGAGTGCTCGCGATCCCCGCCTAG
- a CDS encoding histidine phosphatase family protein: MAELIFVRHGQSTWNLERRVQGQSHEPPLTDLGRRQASAAADFVRTLGAQAIFSSDQVRAAQTAEIIGERCQVAVRHDQRLREHDHGELTGMLSSAAMAAWSADPHAASDPDAPYDPDLVHGRTGESPRQVADRFARFAADVRGHDGRIVVVSHGTLIQTALAVIAGEDLARMTWHAIANGDVINAAGEVIHRSEADVAVRR, translated from the coding sequence GTGGCTGAGCTCATCTTCGTGCGACACGGACAGTCGACGTGGAATCTCGAACGTCGGGTTCAGGGTCAAAGCCACGAGCCGCCGCTGACGGACCTCGGCCGGCGCCAGGCAAGCGCAGCAGCCGATTTCGTGAGAACCCTTGGTGCGCAGGCGATCTTCTCCTCCGACCAGGTCCGTGCCGCGCAGACCGCCGAGATCATCGGTGAGCGCTGCCAGGTCGCGGTGCGTCACGACCAACGGCTGCGCGAGCACGACCACGGCGAGCTCACCGGAATGTTGAGCAGTGCGGCGATGGCGGCCTGGAGCGCGGATCCACATGCGGCAAGCGATCCCGACGCGCCCTACGACCCCGACCTTGTGCATGGCCGGACGGGGGAGTCGCCGCGGCAGGTCGCAGACCGGTTTGCCCGGTTTGCCGCCGACGTACGCGGCCACGATGGGCGGATCGTTGTCGTCAGCCACGGCACCCTCATCCAGACGGCGCTCGCGGTCATCGCCGGCGAAGACCTCGCGCGCATGACGTGGCACGCGATCGCCAACGGAGACGTGATCAATGCCGCGGGCGAGGTTATCCACAGGTCCGAAGCGGATGTCGCCGTACGTCGGTAG
- a CDS encoding enoyl-CoA hydratase/isomerase family protein, which yields MSERRTVRLETDGPVAHVVLDDPDNGNILTLAMAEQLRDAVREIAGMSGIRCVVLRSEGKRFCVGGDIGAFENAKAGDRINEVVALPLHEAIETLSRMDPIVISVVQGAAGGGGCGLALAGDLVVASESAFFRLGYALIGLSPDCGVSWRFARALGPARAMELYISNDTFNAEQAYDAGLVSRLARPEHLDAAVSETVDKVLAKSPEALAATKRLMREAGQRGLAEQLADEAKTIGDVGDLPNAREGFAAFLAKRRPEFR from the coding sequence ATGAGCGAACGACGCACGGTACGTCTGGAGACCGACGGGCCGGTGGCGCACGTCGTACTCGACGACCCTGACAACGGCAACATTCTCACCCTCGCGATGGCCGAGCAGCTGCGCGATGCGGTGCGTGAGATCGCTGGTATGTCCGGGATCCGGTGCGTCGTTTTGCGCTCAGAGGGCAAGCGGTTCTGCGTCGGCGGTGACATCGGCGCGTTCGAGAACGCGAAGGCGGGCGATCGGATCAATGAGGTCGTCGCGTTGCCGCTGCACGAGGCGATCGAGACCCTGTCGCGCATGGACCCGATCGTGATCAGCGTCGTGCAAGGTGCCGCCGGCGGTGGCGGGTGCGGGCTCGCGCTCGCCGGGGATCTCGTGGTCGCCAGCGAGTCGGCGTTCTTCCGGCTCGGCTACGCACTCATCGGGCTCAGCCCGGACTGCGGAGTCAGCTGGCGTTTTGCCCGGGCCCTCGGCCCGGCGCGCGCGATGGAGCTCTATATCTCCAACGACACCTTCAATGCCGAGCAGGCGTACGACGCCGGGCTCGTGAGCCGGCTCGCGCGGCCCGAGCATCTGGACGCGGCGGTCTCGGAGACCGTCGACAAGGTCCTCGCGAAGTCGCCTGAGGCGCTCGCCGCGACCAAGCGGCTGATGCGCGAGGCAGGCCAGCGCGGTCTCGCTGAACAGCTCGCCGACGAGGCGAAGACCATCGGCGACGTAGGCGATCTGCCTAACGCGCGCGAAGGTTTTGCCGCGTTCCTGGCCAAGCGGCGCCCCGAGTTTCGCTGA
- a CDS encoding cobalamin biosynthesis protein, translating into MRLDSRRLRWAGAAGLLAGYAADQVLGDPRRGHPVAVFGSFASSVQQRMYADDRARGAAFTATLVGAAAGLGLAADRVTARQPLARWVVTAVATWAVLGGRSLTREADILHAQLADGDLPAARRQVRNLVGRDPSQLDAQELARATIESVAENTSDAVVAPLMWGAIAGVPGLLGYRAANTLDAMVGHKTPRLRRFGWAAARFDDVLNYLPARVSGALAAALAPAFGARPREVVRVVRRDAGKHPSPNAGVVEAAFAGVLGVRLGGANVYEGEVEDRGTLGDGPPPAVADIHRASRLSSAVGLAAVGLAAAGLAAAGRRARRRA; encoded by the coding sequence TTGCGCCTAGATTCTCGCAGGCTGCGCTGGGCCGGTGCGGCCGGACTGCTCGCCGGGTATGCCGCAGACCAGGTGCTCGGCGACCCGCGCCGGGGCCATCCGGTGGCTGTCTTCGGCTCGTTCGCAAGCTCGGTGCAGCAGCGGATGTACGCCGACGACCGGGCTCGCGGGGCGGCGTTCACGGCGACGTTGGTCGGTGCGGCCGCGGGGCTCGGCCTGGCTGCTGACCGCGTGACGGCGCGGCAGCCGCTGGCTCGGTGGGTGGTGACAGCGGTCGCGACCTGGGCGGTGCTCGGTGGCCGGTCGCTCACGCGTGAGGCCGACATCCTGCACGCCCAGCTCGCGGACGGCGACCTGCCGGCCGCGCGGCGGCAGGTGCGCAATCTGGTCGGGCGCGACCCCTCGCAGCTCGACGCTCAGGAGCTGGCTCGCGCCACCATCGAGTCGGTCGCTGAGAACACCTCCGACGCCGTGGTCGCCCCGCTGATGTGGGGCGCGATCGCCGGTGTGCCAGGGCTTCTTGGCTACCGCGCGGCCAACACGCTCGATGCGATGGTGGGGCACAAGACCCCGCGGCTGCGGCGCTTCGGCTGGGCCGCCGCGCGGTTCGACGACGTCCTCAACTATCTGCCCGCCCGGGTGAGCGGCGCGCTCGCTGCTGCGCTCGCCCCGGCGTTCGGGGCTCGGCCGCGCGAGGTCGTGCGCGTCGTACGCCGCGATGCCGGCAAGCACCCCAGCCCGAACGCTGGTGTCGTCGAGGCCGCCTTCGCCGGCGTACTCGGGGTGCGGCTCGGCGGTGCCAACGTCTACGAGGGCGAGGTCGAGGACAGGGGCACGCTCGGCGACGGCCCGCCACCTGCCGTAGCCGACATCCACCGCGCGAGCCGGCTGAGCTCGGCGGTCGGTCTCGCAGCGGTCGGGCTGGCAGCGGCCGGTCTCGCTGCGGCCGGGCGACGCGCGCGCCGGCGTGCGTGA
- a CDS encoding bifunctional adenosylcobinamide kinase/adenosylcobinamide-phosphate guanylyltransferase — MARRTLVTGGVRSGKSAYAESLVADAADVLYVAPGPAPDPDADAEWAARVAAHQLRRPTSWETRETSDIADAMRAATGPVLVDCLGTWVTAVVDELRGWDRPHDRWAGEFDERLDAFADAWAALEYDAVAVTNEVGWGVIPAHHSGRLFRDLLGRVNQRVAAASDDVVLVVAGRTLTL, encoded by the coding sequence ATGGCGCGTCGCACCCTCGTCACCGGCGGAGTCCGCTCGGGGAAGTCGGCGTACGCCGAGTCACTGGTGGCCGACGCTGCCGACGTACTCTACGTCGCGCCTGGACCGGCACCGGACCCGGACGCCGACGCCGAGTGGGCCGCGCGGGTGGCGGCCCACCAGCTGCGCCGGCCGACGTCGTGGGAGACGCGCGAGACGTCCGACATTGCCGACGCGATGCGCGCGGCGACCGGGCCCGTGCTCGTGGACTGCCTCGGCACGTGGGTGACCGCCGTCGTCGACGAGCTGCGCGGCTGGGACCGCCCGCACGATCGCTGGGCCGGCGAGTTCGACGAACGGCTCGATGCGTTTGCCGACGCGTGGGCGGCCCTGGAGTACGACGCGGTCGCGGTGACCAACGAGGTGGGCTGGGGTGTCATCCCCGCGCACCATTCCGGCCGGCTGTTTCGCGACCTGCTGGGCCGGGTCAACCAGCGAGTCGCGGCGGCGAGCGATGACGTCGTACTCGTCGTCGCCGGCCGCACGCTGACCCTCTAG
- a CDS encoding MarR family transcriptional regulator, producing MSRREVFRAFIDAVGLHGEAAASAAGVSGTDWFVLSLLEQRGPLLPSELGRLAGLTSGATTRLIDRLEHAGRVRRTRSEDDRRKVIVSRTEEAFADGEIAGIVDPARDAVGAVLDGFTAKEQDVLYRFFAEAAPAFHQATEQIRQTTKNARSARAAP from the coding sequence ATGTCTAGACGCGAGGTGTTTCGGGCCTTCATCGATGCCGTCGGCCTGCATGGGGAGGCGGCAGCCTCAGCCGCGGGAGTCTCGGGAACCGACTGGTTTGTGCTCAGCCTGCTGGAGCAACGCGGTCCGCTGCTACCCAGCGAGCTTGGGCGCCTTGCCGGGCTCACCAGCGGTGCCACCACGCGGCTGATCGACCGGCTTGAGCATGCCGGTCGGGTACGGCGCACCCGATCCGAGGACGATCGGCGCAAGGTGATCGTCTCGCGCACCGAAGAGGCCTTTGCTGACGGGGAGATCGCGGGGATCGTCGACCCAGCGCGCGATGCAGTGGGCGCCGTACTCGACGGCTTCACGGCCAAGGAGCAAGACGTGCTCTATCGGTTCTTTGCCGAGGCGGCACCGGCGTTCCACCAGGCCACCGAACAGATCAGACAGACGACAAAGAACGCTAGGAGCGCTCGCGCTGCGCCGTGA
- a CDS encoding enoyl-CoA hydratase-related protein, with product MPSIQLRDAGDGIRILSIDNPAKKNALNNALCREMIEKVTELSNDREARVVIVTGEGGAFCAGADLPDVFGNLGDDVNDIRDHLGDLVYRSFLGLRDLDIPVISAVSGPAVGAGLNMALSADIVIARPDADFAATFSQIGLHQGGGCTALLVETLGRQRAFKLLLEGGRLTGQEAYDRGMVASLADDPVDAAMDLAATTAHLDPRLVRNIKTAVGLAAESGFDAALQFETWAQAYTATQPGIQKMIAKLSKKS from the coding sequence ATGCCCTCGATCCAGCTTCGCGATGCCGGCGACGGAATCCGCATCCTCAGCATCGACAATCCCGCGAAGAAGAACGCGCTCAACAACGCGCTGTGCCGCGAGATGATCGAGAAGGTCACCGAGCTGTCGAACGACCGCGAGGCCCGCGTCGTCATCGTGACCGGCGAGGGCGGTGCATTTTGCGCCGGCGCCGATCTGCCCGACGTCTTCGGCAACCTCGGCGACGACGTCAACGACATCCGCGACCATCTCGGCGATCTCGTCTACCGCAGCTTCCTCGGCCTGCGCGATCTCGATATCCCCGTGATCTCGGCGGTATCCGGTCCTGCCGTGGGCGCGGGGCTCAACATGGCGCTGAGCGCCGACATCGTGATCGCCCGCCCGGACGCCGACTTCGCCGCGACGTTCTCGCAGATCGGCCTGCATCAGGGCGGTGGGTGTACCGCGCTGCTCGTGGAGACGCTGGGTCGTCAGCGTGCGTTCAAGCTGCTCCTTGAGGGCGGGCGGCTGACGGGCCAGGAGGCCTATGACCGGGGCATGGTCGCCTCGCTGGCCGACGATCCGGTGGATGCCGCGATGGACCTCGCCGCGACGACGGCGCATCTCGACCCGCGTCTGGTGCGCAACATCAAGACTGCGGTTGGTCTGGCTGCCGAGTCCGGTTTCGATGCCGCGCTGCAGTTTGAGACCTGGGCGCAGGCCTACACCGCTACCCAGCCTGGCATCCAGAAGATGATCGCGAAGCTGAGCAAGAAGTCCTAG